The following coding sequences are from one Diadema setosum chromosome 9, eeDiaSeto1, whole genome shotgun sequence window:
- the LOC140232769 gene encoding uncharacterized protein: protein MAPGRGTVLTHDDERALVEHLQKLVSYGYGLTKTQVLHLATDMSDELGRRSAKDKGRLFTKTWFRLFLKRWPKLRLKSPSKLDMNRAKGTTKEALSSYFQELERTMEEYNLKDKPDRIYNVDETNLNAEHKPPKVTTGADTRINSITSHRVGTTSLLACGNAAGRFLPPYYVFKGKQRIPELLSGALPGSKMFMTSSGWSNSTVFRDYLENHFIPALPPRAENEFVMLMYDGHTSHICKPVIEFAREHKIVLFVLPAHTSHVTRPLDVGCFTSLKVSYHAECARYMQENPGEVITPYDIARLSSPAYLRALREKNLKSAFRKAGIFPLEPGALHIDEVSSTSMLVTPEASPPKDSHHEVGPIEDGQQQDSPKEADHFMSSRTPTPSRQPREKKRNVNYSYRPSGVCITENRIFMKIIRTEEERKEKTSTKKKTPSEEKTSTK from the exons ATGGCTCCCGGGAGGGGAACCGTGTTAACTCATGATGATGAAAGGGCACTGGTCGAACATCTCCAGAAGCTGGTATCTTACGGTTACGGCCTGACCAAAACTCAG GTACTTCACCTGGCAACAGATATGTCAGATGAACTAGGCAGACGATCAGCAAAGGACAAAGGAAGGCTGTTTACGAAAACGTGGTTCCGTCTTTTCCTCAAGAGATGGCCCAAGCTGCGTCTCAAGTCTCCAAGCAAGCTAGACATGAACCGAGCGAAAGGGACGACTAAAGAAGCTCTGTCAAGCTACTTTCAGGAGCTGGAAAGGACCATGGAAGAGTACAACCTCAAGGACAAACCCGATCGGATATACAACGTGGATGAGACCAACCTGAACGCTGAGCACAAGCCTCCGAAGGTAACCACTGGAGCAGACACCAGGATCAATTCCATCACTTCACACAGGGTCGGCACCACATCTCTTCTTGCCTGTGGCAATGCTGCCGGGAGATTTTTGCCCCCCTACTATGTCTTCAAGGGAAAGCAACGTATCCCGGAGCTCCTCAGTGGTGCTCTACCGGGTTCCAAAATGTTCATGACTTCCAGTGGTTGGAGCAACTCCACAGTCTTCCGTGACTATCTGGAGAATCACTTCATCCCAGCACTGCCCCCTAGAGCCGAGAATGAGTTTGTCATGCTCATGTATGATGGTCACACATCACACATCTGCAAGCCAGTGATCGAGTTTGCCCGTGAACATAAGATCGTACTGTTTGTTCTGCCGGCTCACACATCCCACGTTACTCGGCCCCTGGACGTCGGCTGTTTCACATCGCTGAAGGTGTCATACCACGCAGAGTGTGCACGGTACATGCAGGAAAATCCCGGAGAGGTAATCACACCCTACGACATAGCCCGACTCTCCTCACCAGCCTACCTTCGTGCACTGAGAGAGAAGAACCTCAAATCTGCATTCCGAAAGGCAGGGATTTTCCCGCTTGAGCCAGGTGCTCTGCATATTGACGAGGTGTCGAGCACAAGCATGCTTGTAACACCTGAAGCTTCGCCGCCAAAAGACAGCCACCATGAAGTTGGACCAATAGAAGATGGGCAACAGCAAGACTCCCCGAAGGAAGCAGATCACTTCATGTCCTCCAGAACTCCAACCCCTTCCCGTCAACCACGTGAAAAGAAGAGAAACGTCAACTACAGCTATCGACCGTCCGGTGTTTGCATCACAGAGAACCGCATCTTTATGAAGATCATCCGGACAGAGGAGGAAAGGAAAGAGAAGACATCCACCAAGAAGAAGACACCATCAGAAGAGAAGACATCCACCAAATAG